From Coriobacteriaceae bacterium, a single genomic window includes:
- a CDS encoding ABC transporter substrate-binding protein, producing MKDITISRRSLLVSAGLLALAPLAGCGGNSGSGSAAAGSDYTIGVLQLTEHSALDAANDGFVKAIKESGLKVKIDQKNAQNDQSTCKSIADKFVGDGVDLIYAIATPAAQAAAGATADIPIVGCAITDYAASGLVQDNDKPGTNVTGASDLTPVAEQLEMMQKVLPDVKKVGLLYCTAESNSDVQIKAAKKELDKLGLEYTDFTVSSSNEIQSVVESAVGKVDALYSPTDNTIAAGASQVGQICKENKLPFVTGEEGMCMAGGLFTLSINYEDLGYAAGEMAVKILKGEAKPEDMAIKHLSSKDLVVVKNDEMAEALGIDLSALDE from the coding sequence ATGAAGGACATCACCATCAGCCGCAGGAGCCTTCTGGTCTCCGCCGGCCTGCTCGCGCTCGCTCCGCTCGCCGGATGCGGCGGCAATTCTGGCTCCGGCTCCGCTGCCGCCGGTTCCGACTACACCATCGGCGTTCTGCAGCTCACCGAGCACTCCGCGCTCGACGCCGCCAACGACGGCTTTGTCAAGGCCATCAAGGAGAGCGGCCTCAAGGTCAAGATCGACCAGAAGAACGCCCAGAACGACCAGTCCACGTGTAAGTCCATTGCCGACAAGTTCGTGGGCGACGGCGTCGACCTGATCTATGCCATCGCCACGCCCGCCGCGCAGGCTGCCGCCGGCGCCACGGCCGATATCCCCATCGTGGGCTGCGCCATCACCGACTACGCCGCTTCCGGCCTGGTCCAGGACAACGACAAGCCCGGCACCAACGTCACCGGCGCCTCCGACCTCACCCCGGTCGCCGAGCAGCTCGAGATGATGCAGAAGGTCCTGCCCGACGTTAAGAAGGTCGGCCTGCTCTACTGCACCGCCGAGTCCAACTCCGACGTCCAGATCAAGGCCGCCAAGAAGGAGCTCGACAAGCTAGGCCTCGAGTACACCGACTTCACCGTCTCGAGCTCCAACGAGATCCAGTCCGTCGTCGAGTCCGCTGTGGGCAAGGTTGACGCGCTCTACTCCCCCACCGACAACACCATCGCCGCAGGCGCCTCACAGGTCGGTCAGATCTGCAAGGAGAACAAGCTTCCCTTCGTGACCGGCGAGGAGGGCATGTGCATGGCCGGCGGCCTGTTCACCCTCTCCATCAACTACGAGGACCTGGGCTACGCTGCGGGCGAGATGGCCGTCAAGATCCTGAAGGGCGAGGCCAAGCCCGAAGACATGGCTATCAAGCACCTCTCGAGCAAGGACCTGGTCGTCGTCAAGAACGACGAGATGGCCGAGGCTCTGGGCATCGACCTTTCCGCTCTGGACGAGTAA
- a CDS encoding mechanosensitive ion channel family protein has protein sequence MELFEPILHFFAQRWVHNIIWAGILAIGTAVAAKVASKTLHHLLSRDDNPLPSSSIFINIARAIIWMIGGSFILDNCFGINANALVAALGVGGIAISLGFQDTLSNLIGGMQVTFMGIIKPGDNIEVGGVSGVVQDITWRHTTIEDACGQTIIVPNSNISKNTLVHLMPFGRVAVPVAVMDTSKWASLDALADELTSATKTAVLPISSFDKEPYVLFSEIGDFGIKGKIIFIVSDDSTTFTAADACIRAIAPIIA, from the coding sequence ATGGAATTGTTTGAGCCAATTCTTCATTTCTTTGCACAACGATGGGTCCACAACATCATCTGGGCAGGTATCTTGGCCATCGGCACCGCCGTTGCCGCCAAGGTCGCGTCCAAGACCCTGCACCACCTGCTTAGCCGCGACGATAACCCACTCCCTTCATCGAGCATCTTCATCAACATCGCGCGCGCTATCATCTGGATGATCGGCGGCAGCTTTATCCTCGACAACTGCTTTGGCATTAACGCAAACGCCCTCGTCGCCGCCCTTGGCGTCGGCGGCATCGCCATCTCGCTCGGCTTTCAGGACACGCTGTCAAACCTTATCGGTGGCATGCAGGTGACCTTTATGGGCATCATCAAGCCCGGCGACAATATCGAGGTCGGCGGCGTGTCGGGCGTGGTCCAAGACATCACCTGGCGTCATACGACCATCGAGGACGCCTGTGGGCAAACCATCATCGTCCCCAACTCCAATATCTCCAAGAACACGCTCGTGCACCTCATGCCCTTTGGGCGCGTAGCCGTCCCCGTCGCGGTCATGGACACGTCCAAGTGGGCCTCGCTCGACGCACTGGCAGACGAGCTGACCAGCGCCACCAAAACCGCCGTGCTTCCCATCTCGAGTTTTGACAAGGAGCCGTATGTGCTCTTTAGCGAGATCGGCGACTTTGGCATCAAGGGCAAGATCATCTTTATCGTCAGTGACGACAGCACCACCTTTACGGCAGCCGACGCCTGCATCCGCGCCATCGCCCCCATCATCGCCTAA
- a CDS encoding ABC transporter ATP-binding protein, translating to MLKLSHVKKTFNKGTVTEKRALTGVDLTLNDGDFVTVIGGNGAGKSTLLNMIAGVYPLDSGVIELDGNDISRLSESQRAKYLGRVFQDPMRGTAADMQIAENLALAKRRGQRRGLSWGVTKAEKDEYVELLKRLDLGLDTRLNAKVGLLSGGQRQALTLLMATLTKPRLLLLDEHTAALDPKTASKVLNLTEEIVDENHLTTLMVTHNMNDAIRLGNRLIMMHEGHVIYDVAGDEKKSLTVADLLQKFEEVSGGELANDRMLLS from the coding sequence ATGCTTAAGCTCTCGCACGTCAAGAAGACCTTTAACAAGGGCACCGTCACCGAGAAGCGCGCGCTCACCGGCGTCGACCTCACCCTCAACGATGGCGACTTTGTAACCGTGATTGGCGGCAACGGCGCCGGCAAGTCCACGCTGCTCAATATGATCGCCGGCGTGTATCCGCTCGATTCGGGCGTTATTGAGCTCGACGGCAACGATATCTCGCGTCTGAGTGAGTCGCAGCGCGCCAAGTACCTGGGCCGAGTGTTCCAGGACCCCATGCGCGGCACCGCAGCCGACATGCAGATTGCCGAAAACCTAGCCCTCGCCAAGCGTCGCGGTCAGCGTCGCGGTCTTTCGTGGGGCGTCACCAAGGCCGAGAAGGACGAGTACGTTGAGCTGCTCAAACGCCTGGACCTTGGCCTGGACACACGCCTCAACGCCAAGGTCGGTCTGCTCTCGGGCGGCCAGCGCCAGGCACTCACCCTGCTGATGGCCACGCTCACCAAGCCGCGCCTGCTGCTGCTCGACGAGCACACAGCGGCCCTCGATCCCAAGACGGCATCGAAGGTGCTCAACCTGACCGAGGAGATCGTCGACGAGAACCACCTGACTACGCTCATGGTCACGCACAACATGAACGACGCCATCCGTCTGGGCAACCGTCTGATCATGATGCACGAGGGTCACGTGATTTACGACGTAGCGGGCGATGAGAAGAAGTCACTCACCGTGGCCGACCTGCTGCAGAAGTTCGAGGAGGTCTCGGGCGGCGAGCTCGCCAACGACCGCATGCTGCTGAGCTAA
- the asnS gene encoding asparagine--tRNA ligase: protein MNRTKIAQLYADAESLGGQTVTVAGWVKSIRDMKNFGFVTLNDGSCFRDLQVVMNREALDNYDEIAHQNVSAALICTGTVKLTPDAPQPFELSATSIEVEGASAPDYPLQKKRATVEFLRTQQHLRPRTNLFRAVFRIRSVAAAAIHRFFQEQGFVYVNTPIITTSDCEGAGEMFRVTTLDPKNPPLTESGEVDWSQDFFGKHASLTVSGQLNAENFAMAFGDVYTFGPTFRAENSNTTRHAAEFWMIEPEMAFADLNDYMDNAEAMLKYVLKDVMATCPDELNMLNKFVDKGLIERLDHVANSDFARVTYTEAVEILEQAVAAGHKFDYPVSWGIDLQTEHERFLTEEHFKRPSFVTDYPAEIKAFYMRMNEDGKTVAAADCLVPGIGEIIGGSQREERLDLLEARIKDLGMNPEQYKYYLDLRRYGSCKHAGYGLGFERLVMYLTGVGNIRDVLPHPRTVGNADF from the coding sequence GTGAACCGCACCAAAATCGCGCAGCTCTATGCCGATGCCGAGTCGCTCGGCGGCCAGACCGTCACCGTCGCCGGCTGGGTCAAGTCCATCCGCGACATGAAGAACTTTGGCTTTGTTACGCTCAACGACGGCAGCTGCTTCCGCGACCTGCAGGTCGTCATGAACCGCGAGGCACTCGACAACTACGACGAGATCGCCCATCAAAACGTCTCGGCCGCACTCATTTGCACCGGCACCGTCAAGCTGACCCCCGATGCGCCCCAGCCTTTCGAGCTTTCTGCCACTTCCATCGAGGTCGAGGGCGCGAGCGCCCCGGACTACCCGCTGCAGAAGAAGCGCGCAACCGTCGAGTTCCTGCGCACCCAGCAGCACCTGCGCCCGCGCACCAACCTGTTTCGCGCCGTGTTCCGCATCCGTTCTGTCGCGGCTGCCGCCATCCACCGCTTCTTCCAGGAGCAGGGCTTTGTCTACGTCAACACCCCCATCATCACCACGAGTGACTGCGAGGGCGCCGGCGAGATGTTCCGCGTGACCACGCTCGACCCCAAAAATCCGCCCCTCACCGAGTCCGGCGAGGTTGACTGGAGCCAGGACTTCTTTGGAAAGCACGCGAGCCTTACCGTATCCGGCCAGCTCAACGCCGAGAACTTCGCCATGGCCTTTGGCGACGTGTACACCTTTGGCCCCACCTTCCGCGCCGAAAACTCCAACACCACGCGCCACGCCGCCGAGTTTTGGATGATCGAGCCCGAGATGGCCTTTGCCGACCTGAACGACTACATGGACAACGCCGAGGCCATGCTCAAGTACGTCCTTAAGGACGTTATGGCCACCTGCCCCGACGAGCTCAACATGCTCAACAAGTTTGTGGACAAGGGCCTGATCGAGCGCCTGGACCACGTGGCAAACTCCGACTTTGCCCGCGTCACCTATACCGAGGCCGTCGAAATCCTGGAGCAGGCCGTCGCCGCCGGTCACAAGTTTGACTATCCCGTGAGCTGGGGCATCGACCTGCAGACCGAGCACGAGCGCTTCCTGACCGAGGAGCACTTTAAGCGACCGTCCTTCGTGACCGACTACCCGGCCGAGATCAAGGCGTTCTACATGCGCATGAACGAGGACGGCAAGACCGTCGCCGCCGCCGACTGCCTGGTTCCCGGTATCGGCGAGATTATCGGCGGCTCCCAGCGCGAGGAGCGCCTGGATCTGCTCGAAGCCCGCATCAAGGACCTGGGTATGAATCCCGAGCAGTACAAGTACTACCTTGACCTGCGCCGCTACGGTTCCTGCAAGCACGCCGGCTACGGTCTGGGCTTCGAGCGCTTGGTCATGTATCTGACCGGTGTGGGCAACATCCGCGACGTCCTGCCGCACCCGCGCACCGTGGGCAACGCCGACTTCTAA
- a CDS encoding ABC transporter permease, protein MLIALQGAVSQGVLWGIMVLGVFITFRLLDIPDMTCDGSFALGGCVCAVLIVNNNVDPLLAVLAGMCAGAIAGAVTGILTTVFEIPAILAGILTQISLWSINLRIMGKSNTPILAKGTIFSSVSNMTGLPQSTVAIILGIVLAVAIVAILYWFFGTEIGSALRATGNNEYMIRALGVNTNTTKMIALVLSNALIGLSGALICQSQKYADIGMGTGAIVIGLAAIVIGEVLGRLLPGGLTQFSVRLASAVFGSVVYFLIRAIVLQLGMDANDMKLLSAAIVAVALCVPVIWERYKLRSSYTKGDEADA, encoded by the coding sequence ATGCTCATTGCATTGCAGGGCGCCGTTTCGCAGGGCGTCCTCTGGGGCATTATGGTGCTTGGCGTGTTTATCACGTTCCGCCTGCTCGACATCCCCGATATGACCTGCGACGGCAGCTTTGCCCTCGGCGGCTGTGTCTGCGCCGTACTCATCGTCAACAATAACGTCGACCCCTTGCTCGCCGTGCTGGCCGGCATGTGCGCCGGCGCCATCGCGGGCGCCGTCACGGGCATCTTGACCACCGTCTTTGAGATTCCCGCAATCCTCGCCGGAATCCTTACGCAGATCAGTCTGTGGTCCATCAACCTGCGCATCATGGGCAAGTCCAACACGCCCATCCTTGCCAAGGGCACTATCTTCTCATCCGTCAGCAACATGACGGGCCTGCCGCAGTCCACTGTTGCCATTATCCTAGGCATTGTGCTGGCCGTGGCCATCGTCGCCATCCTGTACTGGTTCTTTGGCACCGAGATCGGCTCGGCGCTGCGTGCCACCGGCAACAACGAGTACATGATCCGCGCCCTGGGCGTTAACACCAACACCACCAAAATGATCGCCCTCGTGCTCTCCAACGCCCTCATTGGCCTTTCGGGTGCGCTCATCTGCCAGAGCCAGAAGTATGCCGACATTGGCATGGGCACCGGCGCCATCGTTATCGGTCTTGCCGCCATCGTCATCGGCGAAGTGCTCGGTCGCCTGCTGCCCGGCGGTCTGACGCAGTTTAGCGTCCGTCTTGCCTCCGCCGTCTTTGGCTCCGTGGTGTACTTCCTTATCCGCGCCATCGTGCTGCAGCTGGGCATGGACGCCAACGACATGAAGCTGCTCTCTGCCGCGATCGTCGCCGTGGCCCTGTGCGTGCCCGTGATTTGGGAGCGCTATAAGCTCCGCAGCTCCTACACGAAGGGAGATGAGGCAGATGCTTAA